The Gossypium hirsutum isolate 1008001.06 chromosome D07, Gossypium_hirsutum_v2.1, whole genome shotgun sequence genome includes the window ataatacataaatcaGAAATTAAAAATCACTCATAGTCTTAGAGGCATTCGACCAAAGTAGAAAAATTATTGGGAAAGAAACAATACTAGATCTTGCCTAAATTCGTACTTATGCTTTCCGTTTTCCTAGATTTGAGATGTAATCTCAAACGAAATTGAATGACACTATTCATACAAGTAAATGAGCTTATTTAATAAGGAAAAAATGCACAAAAAGACAACAATTAAGGCAGCAAATGAAAAGCAAAACAACAGCCCCTTGTGATGCTTAAAAGGGTTGTTTTGAGAGGTAATAAATGGGTTAAACTGACAACAAAAAGAACAATTTTGGTGACCGAAAATAGTAACAAAGAGGCTGGAATAAATGGTGTAAAACGACAGTAAATTGAATGAGGAAAATAGATGCAAAGTGAAGGCTTTATGGACGACAACACAGGAGGAAAAATTAGCAGCAAACGGGTTGCAATGTGTGACTTCAATGTGAGGCTTCAATGTGAGGCAATAGAAAGCAATAAAATGAGCAGTAATGGTGCTAAAACTAATAACAACAATGGGGTGCTTAAAGGATAAAAAATGACAACTAGtagagaagaaaaatgaagaaggaCGAGTAGCAAAAAAGATAAGATCCTCACCTTTACCTTAGATTGtatatggaggtgagtgattccttCAAGTTAACTAGAGTACCCGAAAATACACTATGATTAAAGTTATTTCCATACTTAAAAAGGGAAtaagctcgagcctggttgaactcattgccaccagaTTTCATcaccacatggcaagagttagcagaactCTTCCTTATGAAGTACTTCACActtagcaagaatgctaagttgtaGAATGAGATCACTACCTTCCAATAGATGGATGACGAATCCTTATATGAGGCGTTGGAAAGATTTAAAGAACTATTATAAAGATGCCCTCATCACAGAATCCTGTATTGCATCCAATTAGAGACGTTCTATAACAGTCTCAATGCTCATACGAGGATGGTAGTAGACACTtttgctaatggtgctctcctttttAAGTATTATAATGAAGCTTTTGAGATCATTGAGAGAATTTCTAGTAACAATTACCAATGGCTGACCAATCGAGCAGTGTTAGGAAGATGAGTCACAagaatacatgaagtggacgctctcatTTCACTCGTATCTCAGGTATCTTCGATATCCTCAATGCTTTAAAACTTTACTACTaatgagtttaataattttacagcTCAGCCACTAAATCAATTCGAAAATGTAGCCTATGTTTATTGTAGGGAAGAGCACTTATTCGAAGAATGCTcatcaaacccagaatccatgtattacatgggtaactagAACGAAAACCAAGGTAGGTAAGGACcgcaatccaatttttataacctATCTTAGcgaaaccacccaaatttctcttggagtaaccaaggggctggatCCAGTATACAGCACTGGGCGTACTATGTGGATGTGTGTAAATCTTTCAGAAAGGTTCAAATGTATTATCAGTAATGTTATGTATGATTTgtctttggaactcactaagttcatatgaacttactttgtTACATTTTCCTTCTTAGGCTTGGTAATTGAAGGAAAGCTTTGTTAGACGGACTACACTAGAATGCTACTACTATTGTGAGCTGACTATTTTATTTTGCGTCATGCATGACTCGAAGGGGTGGCATATAAGTTTATTTGTAAATGATTTGTACAAAGaacttttgttttaataaaactcTATTTTTATGAGATTTCTAGGAAGTATTAATGCTtggttttaaattaatatattttgtttaatgatgttattatattttaacttatacgccatatggtttgtttattatttttaaactgtagATGTTTTCATTCAAACCTTGGTAAAGTAACAGTTAATATTTGTCTTGTATTTATAACTTTGTAAGAATTATATAAAGTTTCTGccaatatgttttaaatttagtttGATTTTAAGTAATGCCATACCATACTTGGATCTTATTATACGGTTGGGTTTGATGTGTTACATCTAGACTAACCTAGATCGGATCCGCACCTAAACATCGTAAAACTTAGTTAAAACCAGCTTTAGGGATCCCCAAAAGGGTTCAAGCAACCAATGAATCACTAATGACAATTTCAATATGCTTTCGAAAAGCATACTTACACTGTTTTGCCACTAAccaaatatgtgaattgattCCGTGGTCACCGCTAATCCGAGGCATTTAGATAAGTTCCTAAGACCAAAATAACACATAAATCAACAATTAAAAATCACTCATAGCCTTGGAGGCATTTGgccaaagtataaaaattattggGAAAAAAACAATACTAGATCTTGCCTAAATCCACACTTACGCTTTCCCTTTTCCTAGATCCGAGATGTGATCTCAAATGAAATTGAATGGTATTCAACCAAATAAAGGGGCTTATTTAAAAAGGAAATAGTGCACAAAAAGACAGCAATGAAGGGCagcaaatgaaaagaaaaacaacaGCCCCTTGTGATGATTAAAAGGGGCGGCAACACCACAAATGTTGACAACAAAGGGGGCTATTTTGAGCTTCAAAAAAATGGGTTAAACGAACAACAAAAAGAACATTTTTGGTAACCAAAAATAGTCACAAAGAGGCTAgaataaatggtggaaaatgacaATAAATTAAAGGAGGAAAACAAATGCAAAGGCTTTATGGACGACAATACAAGAGGAAAAATCAGCAGCAAAGGGGTTGCAATGTGCGACAATAGAAAGTAATAAAACGGGTAGCAATGGTGctgaaaataataacaacaatcaGGCGGCTTGAGGGCTAAAAAATGAAATACAATAGGGAAGAAAATTGGAGAAGGACGAACagcaaaaagagaagaaaaggagaaaaaaaacaaGATGGCACCACTACTGGTGGAGGAGAAAAGGTGGTGGGACAGCCACACGTAGAGGAGGAAAGGAGGAGAGGGACGAAAAGGGTGAGGAAAGaaaggagagaaaaagaaaacaaaatgaaaagaaagaaaacaaaaatattagcttagtccttttaaaaaaaactgatAGTATCTTCAAGATAATTTAGATAAATCttttaattattcaaaataatcaGTTTTTCAGTGTTTGAGTTAAACTGAAATTTAACAGTTGACTAGGGGACAGTTATGGACTGCACAAGGGGagcaaaaatactaaaatttaattttttacaagGGAAGGAAATCGAACTTAGATCTCGAAGCCAGCTATACTCACTCCTTACTTTCTCTTAACTATTTAGCCAGTAACtctttcttaaaataaatttacaaactaAAAGTCACAACGTGACGACTCTTTTTCTACTAACCTAATTCTTTTAAACCCATTTTTGAGATGTCACAACTACATCTTATACACAACTACAATTAGTtcaaggtagataaagcaaaaAGCCCAAGAAAAAGAACAATCGGGCAGAAATCTAAATTCGAGAAAAAGGAGAAATTACGCTTGAATCAAATCGTCATTGTTGATAAAGACAAAGTGATGACAGAAGCTCTCATTGGTCTATTTGTGTTCAGCCATTATAGCAAGGAGAACTCTATCAATGTCCTTACCTTTGTTGCAATGAACACGTCTCTGCTAACCTGATACAATAACTAAGAAAAACTCGTATCAAATTAGGCTATTTTAGAAAGCTTAAAAAATCTATACAACGGTCAAATTTTTCAAATGGCGTCTTCGTCAAAATACGTAAACAATTGCAACAACACTCACATAGAAGGAAGACAAAATCACCTCGACATTAGAGGTGGCCAAGGATGTTCCCAACGTCAAGCACACTAAGACCGACTTATTATTATGTTGTAAAATGGAacacaaaggaaaagaaaatgacGAGATGGGAGAGAGGCTAAAGTGCTCCGAGCCTCTCACTTTCATCTTGTTGTTGGCTAAAACTGACAAAGCTGGTGGAAGAAAAGAAGTCAGAAAGCAAGGTGAAACTAGAAATTTTTATTTGGGGGattgagataaaattataaaattatggaGAGGTCAAGGTTaaaaatttgatattaaaatgcttaaattataattttttttatttgtatacaATAAAAGTTTTCCATAATGCATTTTGTCATATTTTATTGGTATATGAATGAGAATGAAACTTCGAGAGTTGGACTTAAATCATGTCttatacaaattaatttataatagatTATTCAAGACCATATAGATGTGAAAAGTTTTCAAATTAAGTAACTAAATTTTTATGTCtatctcaaattttataattGACAATAAATTAATCCAATCACAACTCAACATACACATTAGCTCAAGTATAAACACATATTTCACCATGCACACATAAAGCATTTTAagtaataaacactaaaactttATGAAGTTGGTAGTCaacatatttaaaaattctattacTAATATATctaatacaaattatttttattgtcaCTTACTACTTATCACATCAAAAACAACAAACAACCATATttatacacacatacatacacAATATTTATGGCTATGGGTTGAACACATTCCACGGTTCCTCATCAAGAAAAAGCTCATCCATAGTATTGCCAAAATTGTCTTCATTCATAATTTGGTCCAACACACTTTCATCAATGTCATTGGCTGAACATTGTAGCTGATGGCCATCAACCTCCTTTTCATTCATCATCATATTTTCCCACCACATGATCTCATCATGGTCAGGGAAACAGTATCCATCGTGGTTGTCACCGCAGTTAGCCAATACCACGTTGTTGCTTGTTTCTGCACGgttgttgttattgttattattgttgtatTCATCTAAATTTACAAGAAAACTACGCTTTGATAAGATCTGAGGCCGAGGCTTGATAACCTTAGTATTAGGTTTTAGTTGATGAGATTTCGGGTTCGAGGTTTTAGTGA containing:
- the LOC107953911 gene encoding transcription factor MYB114-like isoform X1 encodes the protein MVKGNGIKCLLELVNTHIHTMGLNRCRKSCRLRWLNYLKPNIKRGHFAADEVDLIIRLHNLLGNRWSLIAGRLPGRTANDVKNYWNTHLLKKNIDTFTKTSNPKSHQLKPNTKVIKPRPQILSKRSFLVNLDEYNNNNNNNNRAETSNNVVLANCGDNHDGYCFPDHDEIMWWENMMMNEKEVDGHQLQCSANDIDESVLDQIMNEDNFGNTMDELFLDEEPWNVFNP
- the LOC107953911 gene encoding transcription factor MYB114-like (The RefSeq protein has 2 substitutions compared to this genomic sequence); translated protein: MEGSSLRVRKGAWTEEEDLLLKKCIEKYGEGKWHQVPARAGLNRCRKSCRLRWLNYLKPNIKRGHFAADEVDLIIRLHNLLGNRWSLIAGRLPGRTANDVKNYWNTHLLKKNIDTFIKTSNPKSHQLKPNTKVIKPRPQILSKRSFLVNLDEYNNNNNNNNRAATSNNVVLANCGDNHDGYCFPDHDEIMWWENMMMNEKEVDGHQLQCSANDIDESVLDQIMNEDNFGNTMDELFLDEEPWNVFNP